The Streptomyces sp. NBC_01439 genome contains the following window.
CGTACGAGGCGGAGGCCAGGGACTCCCTACCGCGGGCCGCCTCGGCGACGGCGCGGCGGCCACCGGCGACCCCGGTCTCCAGGAGTCGGCGCACCCGCCACAGCGGGGAGTCGGCCAGCGGGTCAGGACCCTCGGCCGCCGGGAGCGCTACGGGGGCGGCGCCCCCCTGCGGGAAGTGCGCACCCTGGAGGCGGTCGTAGCCGAGGTCGGCCCGGCCCAGCCATTCTTCGGGCAGCCGCAGGGTGTGCTCCGCGCCCGGCACCGGGCCCACGGCCAGGGGGCGCAGCGTCGCGCTGCGGTCCAGGTCGGGGCGGCCCAGGACGCGCAGCAGGAGCCCGGGGTACGAGGCGATGCGGCGCAGGTTCTCCGTGTGCGCGAGCTCCGGGTGCGGATGCGCGGGCAACAGCCGCAGCAGGGGCGCGTCCGGGCGCGTTTCGCGCACGAGGAGGTGTTCACCGGCCGCGCCGACGACGGTGACGTCGCAGCCGAGCAGCGCCGACTCGGCTGCGTCCGGGGCGGCCAGCAGCTCGGCGACGGCCTCGGCGGCCGGCCGGGCGAAGAGCGGCGCGGCGGGCTGTTCGGTCCAAGCGGTCCCGGGCAGCGGGGTTGCCCTGACCCCGCGTCCGGCGCCGAGCCGGCCTTCCGGCGAGACGGTCGCGCCGACGATGCGCAGGCCACCACGGGCGAGGCCGGCATGATCGAGGGCCGCACCACCGAGGGCGACGGAGGCCGAGCCGGCGCCGCGGGCGCGGGCCAGGCCGCCGGGTCGGACGTCGGACACCGAGTAGGGGGTGCCGTCCGGGGACAGCAAGTGGGTGACCACTCCGCCGTAGCCGGTGGCCGAGAGCACGGGTTCCCGGCACAGGCCGAACACCTGGAGACTGCCGCCGGGCGCGTAGGCACGGCGCCTGGTGCCGGTGAGCGCGGGGTCGGCCGAACCGGAGGCCAGCGTACCGGCGGTGTGGAGGAGCTCGCGGAAGGCACCGGTGAGGTCGCCGAGCCGCTGTCCGGCCCGGCGATCGCGGGCGGCACGCAGGCCGCGTACGACCCGTAGGGCCGCCGCCTCGGCACGGGGCAGCCCGGCGAGGCGGGCGGTGTGGGCGGCGCGCAGCAGCTCGGCCTGGACCACCGCTCCCCCAGCGGTGACCCCGGCGGCCAGGGCTTCGGCGGCCACGTGCCAGAGGGCGCCGGCGGCGCGCCGTTGGGCCGCGGTGAGGGCCGGAGCGGGCTCGAGGGACGCGACGGGCTCGACGGACGCGGGGGGTGTGGGGGACGTGGGGGACGCGATGGCTTCCGCGGCCCCGGTGGGATCGGTGGGCTCGGTCGGCTCGGCCGTAGTGGCCGGCTCCGGCGGGGTGTCCGCGAGCGGGGCCGCGCCCAGGACGGCGGCCCGGTGCAGGCAGCGGGGTGCCAGCAGGCAGCTGCACGTGGCCTGGTCCGCAGTGGTGATCGTGCCCGCCGGACCGGGGCTCAGGGTGACGAGGGCGTCCTCCCCGAAGCGGAGGGTGACGGTGCCGTCGGCCGCGAGGACGGCGCCCGCCGCGCAGCCCTCGGTGGCGGCGTCCAGCTTCTTGCGCAGGCGGGGGGTGAGGTTCTCGACGGCTTCGGCGAGCACCTCGGGGGCGACGGGCGGCAGTTCGGTGCTCAACGGGACTCTCCACGGAGGCGGTCGCCCACCCAGCGGGCGAGGGCGAGGGGACTGAGGGCTGCCACGGGCATCCCGGCCGCCACGAGTTGCCGCGCGACCGGGACCGAGTACCGGGGCGTCCCCTCGTCGTCGAGCGCGGCGCAGCCCAGCAGGTGGGCGCCCGAGGCGGCCAGCGCGCGGACCTCGCCGAGGAGCCCGCCGATCGGCGCGCCCTCCTCGAAGTCGCTGACCACGACGACGAGGGTGCGGCTCGGGACGGTGATCAGGGAGCGGGCGTGCGCGAGGCCGGCGGCGATGTGCGTGCCACCACCGACGCGGACCTCCAGCAGCAGGGAGAGCGGGTCCTCGACCCGGTCGGTGAGGTCCACGACCTGCGTGGAGAAGGCGAGGAAGTGCGTGGACAGGGTCGGTACGCCGCCCAGCACGGCCGCGGTCAGCGCCGACCAGATGACGGAAGCCTCCATCGAACCGGATACGTCGACGACCAGGATCAGCCGCCAGTCGGCCTCGCGGCTCGCCCGGGTGCTGAAGACGGGCCGCTCCGGCACGACGACCACGCTGCCGTCGGCCCGGCGCCGGGTGTGCGCGAGGTTGGCGCGCAGGGTGCGGGCCAGGTCAAGCTTGCCGCCGGGTCGGCGCGTGGGGCGCGGGGTGGAGAGGCCGGAGAGGGCCGGACGCATCCGGGTGGCGAGCTCCTTGGCGAGTTCGTCGACGAGCCGCCTGACCAGGGGGCGCAGTCGGACGAGTTGGGCCTCCGGCAGCCCGCCGGCGAGGGACAGTACGGAGCTCAGCAGTTCCACCGAGGGCCGAACGGCCGCCGGATCGAGCTGGGTGAGGACGTCGGTGCGGCCCGCTTCGGCCGCTCCCGCCAGCACCTCCTCCCGTACGTCGGCGCCGAACAGCGCCTCCAGCTCCTGCGACCACTCCCGGGCGGTGGGGAAGGAGGCCTCCTGGCCGCCGCCCTGGCCGCGCCCCCGGCCGAGGTCGAGGTCGGAGGCGCCTTCGCCGCGGCCCGCTCCGTACAGCTCGTCCAGCGCGTGGGCGTAGCGGCGGGCGCCCGCCGGGAGCCGGTCCCGCTCGCGGCCGAGCAGCAGCCGCCAGCGGTCGGCGGGGACGAGCCGCGGGCCATCGGCCCGGGGGGCCGGGGCGGACGGGGCTTCCGGCGTCTCGGCGGCCGGAGTTGGGGTCGGCGTGTCTCCCCCGGGTAGCGGAAGGGCCTTGAGGGCGGCGAGTCCGGCTGCATCGGCCGCGGCCCAGAGGGCGAGGAGGGCGGGTGATGCGTCGAGCGCGAGGTCGATCCGGTCGCCGAGGCGTTCGGTGACGGTGTGGAGCAGACGGTCCCGGGCGGCGGGCGACAGGGCGTCGAAGCCGCCGCGCAGTGCCGGGAGCCGGTCGAGGAAGTCCTGGTCTGCGAGGTGCTCGACGCGGTCGAGGAGCGGGGTGAGGGCTGCCGGGGAGGACTGCAGCAGGGGCCCGGCGGCGGTGAGGAGTCCGCCGAGCCGCCGGGTCAGGGCGCGACGGCTGTCGGCGGTGCCCGCGCCGTCGATCCATCCGGCGGCGCGGTCGCCGAGCGCCTCGGCCGGATCGAGATCGAGGAGGACCCGTACGGCCAGCGCCGCGCCCTGCATCATCGGCGCCGCGGTGGCGGCCAGAGCGGCGAGGGCGTCGTCCGTGCGCAGGCCCAGGTGGTGGGCGGCGGCCCGGTCGGCGAGGGCCACGAGGGCGGCCGCGTCGGCGGGGTCCTCGCTCCCGGCAAGGCCGGGCAGGCAGCGCACGGCCGCTTCAAGGAGGTCGCCCGCGAGGGCGGCGGCGGCCGCCCGGGAGGCGTCGGAGGTGCCGGGCAGGTGGCCGCGGTGAAGGGCCTCCAGGAGGTCGAGGGCATCGAGGAGTTCGGGCAGGGTGGCGGTCTGCGGCAGGGCGGTGGCCGCCTCGTGGAGGCGTACGTCGACCAGCTCGGGCAGATCGCACCGCGCGGCGGCGGCCAGCCCGGCGAGGATCTGCGCCGGGGTCGGCCCGCCGTCGGCGGCGGCGCGGCGGGCGGTGTCCCGCAGCGTGCCGGCGGCCGCCTGGGCGGCGGTGACTCCGCGCACCCCGGCGAGGTCCAGCCGGGCCGGGACGGAAGGCGTCCAGGACAGCCGCCACTTGGTGCCGAGGGCGGTGCCGTCGCCGGTGGCGGCCACGGTGAGGGGCTCCCCGTACGAGGCGCCGCACACGAGGAGCCGTTGCAACAGGACCTCGCGGCGGCCGTCGAGGGCGGAGCGGAGCGGGTCGAGGCGGATCTCGCGGGGCGCGGGGTCCTCGGGGGACGGCAGCCGCAGCGCGGCGAGCTCGGACTCGACCGAGGGGCCGAGGCCGGAGCGGGGGGCGTGCGGGGTGATCCGGCCGCGGGCGGTGCCGACGAGCACGGCTTCCAGGGCGCGGGCCAGCGCCCGGCCTCGACCCAGCGGTTCGCCCTGGCCGAGGACGGTGGTGACCGCTTCGAGGAGCTCACCGCGGCCGGGCGCGGGCAGCGCGCGCAGGGCGGCGAGGTCGCAGGCGAGCCGCAGGGTCTCGGCGGCCTCGCCGGTACCTGCGGTGTGCCCGGCGCGGCGCAGCTCCCGGCAGAGCCCGGTGACGGCGACGGAGGCGGCCTCGCGGACCCGGTCGGGGTCACCGCCGGCTTCGAGGACGGCCTGCTGCCAGCGGGGGTCCCGGATCCCGGCGGGGTATCCGGAACGGGAGTCGAGCAGGTCGAAGGAGTACGGCACGAACGAGGTGACGGCCGGCGCCGCGTCCGCGGCGGCCGTGCGGTCCCGAGGACCCGGCACGACCGCCTTCGGCCCGAGGGCCGCGCCGGCGCCACCGCGCTCGCCCCCGGCAGCGCCGGACCCGAACCCGGAGCCACGGCCGGCCCCCGAACCAGAAGCCGGCCCGTGGCCGGAGCCGGAACCGGTGTCAGTCACGGCGGCGAACCCGGTGCCAGAACCTTCGCCGAAGGCGGGTCCGTGGCCGGCCCCGGTGCCGGAGGCGGATCCCTGACCGGAGCCCACGCCAGTGCCAGTACCGGAAGGCGACCCGGTGTCGGCGGCGGACCCCGTGCCGACGCCAGCAGCGGGGCCCTGTCCGGAACCGGCGTTGGAATTGGTGCCGGTGCCGGACCCAGAGTCGGGTCCGGTGCCGGACCCGGTGCCGACGCCGAAGGTGGTGCCGGAGCCGGAAGCCCGGCCGTTGCCGGGCACGGCATCGTGGCCGGAGGTGGAACCGGCGTCGGAGTCGCCGCCCGAGCCGGAGGCGGAGCCGGGTTCGGGCTGCGAGCCGGCGACGGCCGTGCCCGGGAGCACCGGGGCGTGGAACGCCCCGATCACCGCCGCCACGCGGTGGCCCGCGGCGACGGCGCCCGCGATCACGCTCCGCATGTGCGCCTCGCGGGCCAGGTCGGTCGCCGGTACGGCGTTCGTGTCCGCGCGCAGCGCCCAGCCGACGCCGAGCGCCGCACGGCGTACGGCCTCCGGAGTGCAACCGGGGGCGAGGACCTCGACGGCGCGGTCCCACAGGTCGTCACCGTCGCGACCCGTACCGGCGGCTGTCAGGGCGTCCGCGAAGGACCCACCGGCAGGGGCCGCAGCAGGGGCCGGGGCCCGGCCCGAAGTCGATTCCCGGCCGGCGGTCGTGGCCACGACGGAGTCCGGAGTCGGAGCCGGCACGCCGGTCAGGTCCGGGGCCGCGGCGGGGGCCGGGTCGGTCCAGCCGCGGTCCGACAGCGGGAGGTCACAACAGATGACGGCCGCGCCGGCCGCACGGGCCCAGCGGATCGCGGCCAGTTCCGGGGAGAAGTCCGCGAACGGGTAGAACGCCAGGCGGCCGTCCTCCCCCGTGCCCGCGAGGGCGACCGGGGCGACGGTCTCCGGGTCGGCGAGGTGCTCGAGCCAGGGCTGGAACTCCGCCGGGAGCTCGACGCAGACCACGTCGGCGCCCGAAGCGTCCAGCAGGGCCGGCACCACCGCGGCCAGCGCGGGGCTGTGGTGGCGCACGCCGATGAGGTACGGCTCACCGGCCGCGGCGAGGGCGTCGACCGCGGCGCGCGGGTCGGTGTGCGTCAACGCAGGCTCCCGCGCAGGTCCCAGAGGCGGCGCCACATCGGCGAACCGTCCTCGGCGCGGCGCCGGACCGGCCCGTCCCAGTACCCCAGCAGCCGCCCGTGGTCGGCCGGGTCGTCCTTGCGCACGACGCCCAGCAGGTGCCCCGGCAACAGATCCAGCACGTCCCCGCCCGGAAGGTACGCGGCGGCGACCCCGAGCGAGGCCGCCACCTGGACGGCTTCGGCGGTGGACATGACCGTACCGGGGCGTTCCACGTCCCAGCCCTCGGCGGAACGGCCCGAGCGCAGGTCGCGGAAGACGGTGACGAGCGCGTCGAGCACGGCGTCGTCCACCCCGAAGGCGGCGCCGGCCCGCTGGACGGCCGCCACCGCCTGGCGTCGGATCAAGGTGGCCTCCGCGTCCGCGTCGGCGATCGGGGCGACGGTCTCGAAGTTGAAGCGCCGCTTGAGGGCGGCGGACATCTCGGAGACCCCGCGGTCGCGCAGGTTGGCGGTGGCGATGACGGTGAAGCCGGGGGCCGCGGAGACCACCGCGTCCTCGGTGGCGGTCAGTTCGGGCACGCTGAGGCGCCGGTCGGACAGGATCGACACCAGTGCGTCCTGTACCTCGGGCAGGCAGCGGGTGATCTCCTCTACGCGGACGACGCGTCCGGTGCGCATGGCGGAGAGCACCGGGGAGTCGACCAGGGCCTGCGGGGTGGGACCCTGCGCCAGCAGCAGCGCGTAGTTCCAGCCGTAGCGGAAGGCGTCCTCGGTGGTGCCGGCCGTGCCCTGCACGGTGAGGGCGCTGGTGCCGCTGACGGCGGCGGCCAGCAGCTCCGACAGCATCGACTTGGCGGTGCCGGGCTCGCCGGTGAGGAGCAGGCCGCGCTCTCCGGCCAGGGTGACGACGCAGCGCTCCACGAGGGCGCGTTCGCCGACGAACTTGGGCGCGATGACGAGCTTGGCGGGGAGTCCGGCGCGGCGGCGCCCCGACAGCGCCAGTTCGGCTCCGTCGCTGCCGCAGACGAAGGTGACGACGGCGCGCGGGGTCAGGGCCCAGCCGGGCGGGCGCGGGCCCGGATCCTGGGCCGCGAGGAAGGCGAGCTCGGCGGCGTGGCGCTCCTCGGCGGGCAGCACCTGCCGGGCGGCGGGGGCGGTTTCTTCGGTGACGGTCATCGGTTCCTCTGGAAGGGGGTGCGGCGGGAGATCGGTGCGGGGGGCGCGGCGCACCTACGGGTAGGTGCGCCGCGCCGTACGGGAATCCCGGGCGAGCCCGGGTAGCCCGGGACGGCCGGTTCAGCGGCGGCGGGCGCGGGTGCGCTTCACCTTCAGCTCCTCGAAGCGCGGCAGGTCGCCCTCCAGGACCCGCTGCCAGGCCCGGCGGTAGAGCTCCGCAGCCGGTTCGGCCGGAACGAGCACGCCCAGCGGGGGCCGGCCACCGGCGCCCGGGCCGTACATCGGGAGCTTCCACTGCTCCACCGGCAGCGTCGGCGAGGGCATGTCGGCCCATCCGCCCGGCAGGAACAACGACCGCCCCGCCCGGCTGCGGCCGGCCGTGACCACCAGGTCGGTGCCGGCCAGTTCGGCGCGGGCGGCCTTGAGCCGGGCCGGCTTCCAGCCGGTCCACCGGGCGGTGTTGCGGTCGGTGGGGTCGGGCATGGCGAGCAGGATGAGGTAGAGGGTGGCCGCGTCGGCGCCCAGGCCGTGCCGGGCGCTCACCTCCTCCACCAGTTCCGGGACGGAGCGGCTCGGGTCCTGCGGCCACCAGGTGCCCTCCGCGTCCGTCGCACCGGCCGCCGGAGCGCCCGGATCGGCGAGCAGCGCGGCGAAGCGCGGGTCGTGGGCGGTGCGCAGCGCCGTCTCGGCGGCGGAGGGCCGCTGGTCCTCGCCGCGCAGCGCCGGCAGGTACGGGTCGGAGCCCGTGGAGTCGAGCAGGGCCGGCCGCACGGCGGGCCTGGGCATGTCGTCGTGGGTGGCCATGACGACGGCGCCGTACCGTTCGAAGCCCTCGCCGGTCTCGGTCGGGGTGCCCGCCGCCTTCCGGAAGTCGGGAAGGTTGGTGTAGTGCCCGATCTCCAGGAGCAGTTCGGGCGCGGCGAGCCGCTGCCGTACGGCGGTCAGTACGGGCGGCAGGACCGCTCGTACGGAATCGCCCGCGGGCAACCGGTGGGCCAGCCAGGCCGCCATGGCCATGGCTCCGGTCAGGACGGACACGGTGAAGGGTTCGGTGGCCGGCTCGGCGGGCTCCACGTGGTCGCCCTTCACCGTCCAGGCGACGTCGACGGAGAGCTCGCGCGAGGCGGCCGGGTCGAGCAGCGCGGCCAGGGCGCGGTGCGCGGGCCAGCTGCCGCGCACGGCGCGGGCGGCTTCGGTGCTCAGCCACTCGGGGACGGGGGTACGCCGGCCCACGCGCCGGTTCCAGACCTCCGCGGCGGCGACGACGTCGGGCCCCTCGCTCCACAGCAGCGCCGGATCGGCGGGGAGCAGGGCCCCGACGACGGCGCGCCGCAGTTCGGTGTCGAGGTTCTTGAGCTCGTCGCGGGCGTGCGCGGCGTCGGTGGCCTTGACCCCGAGGACGGTGCGCAGTTCGGGGGCCAGGAAGTTGCGTTCGTGGCTGTCGACGCCCGGGAGCCCGGCGACCACCAGGCGGGCGAGGGTGCCGGAGACCCCGGTGAGCCGGGCGAACTCCTCCGCCGCTTCGGGGCGGAAGGGCGCGGGCCCGTGTGCGGCGGCCGCGGCGAGGAACGCGGTCAGCCAGCCGGCGCCGCGTTCGCGGTCGCCGAGCGGGGCGTCGCCGCGGACGGTGTAGGGGCCGGGGACGGTGAACCGGCCCGTGGGGTCGTACAGGAGCGCACCGAACTCGTGCCCTTCGGGCACGGATTCGCTGTGCTCGGTCAGCGCGAGGACGGCTCCGCCGCCCAGCGGCAGCAGGCTGCGGTGGTGGACGTTACGCTCGCCGTCCGGGGTGAGCAGGTGCTGCCGGTCGAGGCGGAGCAGGACCCTGCGCCAGCGGTCCGCGGAGCCCTCGGCCGAGGCCAGACCGAGGGCGTCGACCGTACCGAGCAGGGTGAGCAGCCCCTCCCGCTGCTCGTCGGTGGGCGCGACGGTGACGGCGCGGTAGGCGACGGCCGCGGGCTGGTCCAGCAGCGGGGTCCACGTGAAGGACCAGTACGGCAGCCCGGGCGTGTCGAAGTGCAGCAGGCCGGGCACCGGGGCGGCGTCGGTCCGTGCGCGGGCGGCGTCGAGTTCGCTCAGCGTGTAGTGGGCGGCGTCGCTCTCGCCGCCCCAGCGGTAGTAGCCCGAGCCGATGAGACCGCTGAGTCCGTCGGCGATCAGCCGGTCGCCGGGGCCCTGCTCGCGCTCCTCGACGGGAGTGTCGTCGGGGTGGAGCCGGGCGGCGATCGCGTCCAGGGTCTTCTGCTGGGTGAGGGTGAAGCGCAGGACCTCGACGATACCGCCGATGATCTCGGGGGCGGTGATCTTCGGCAGGGCGGCGCTCACCAGCTCGGGCAGGTCGGCGGCCTTTTCGGCCGCGGCGGCCGTCTTGAGCAGGGCGGCCACGGTCTCCCGGTCGGCGGCGCGCAGGACGGCCGAGCCCTCGGTGTCGCGGGGGCGCAGTGCGTACCAGTGCGACAGCGGCGGAAGGTCCACGCTGCCCGTGCCGAAGGCGGAGCGCCGGCGGTGGCCGTCGCGGGAGCAGGCGGTGATCACTCCCTCCGGGTCGGTGATGCTCAGCTCCTGCCAGTTCTGGGACAGTGCGCGGGGCCGGTCGTCGCCGGGGAAGGTGAGGGCGGCGACGGGCGCGTTGCGGCCCTCGGGCACGGCGACGGTGCGGCCGCCGGTGTCGGTGCCCTCCCAACCGTGGTCGCGGAGCGATACGGTGCGCCAGCCGAGCAGGCCGTCGGTGGGCTCGCCGAGCACCGAGCCGGCCACGGCGGGAGTCGGCCGCAGCCAGTTTGAGGACCCGCCGCGGCGGCGGCCGTCCGGGTCGGCGCGCAGTGCATCGGCGAAGAACGCGGGCAGGGAGGACCGACCGTGGGTCCCGCCGACGGGGTCGTACTCGAACCAGCCGGTGTCGTTCTGCTCCTCGCGTCGCTGCCACACCCAGTACGAGGTGCCGTCGGACAGCAGGGGCCGCTCGTCCGGCAGCTTGGTGTCGCCGCGGTGCAGGACTCCGCCGCCGGTGACGCGCCCGCCGCCGGGGAGCTGCAGGGAGATGTGGTCGCTGCGCAGCGACCAGTGGTTGCGGTCGGTGTCCAGGGTGAGAATGGTGCCGGGCGAGTGGTGCCAGTAGCCCTGTGTCCCGCTGGTGCTCCAGGAGGACCAGAAGACGAGCAGCTCACCGTCGACGTAGTGGAAGCCGTAGTTGTACGAGGTCCCGGTCGGCACGCGCAGGTCGTGCGTGAGGACGGTGGAGTCGGCGTCGATGACCCGGACCTGGGTCTGGTTGGCGACGATCAGGTAGGGCCAGGCCTCCACCACGTTGAGGGCGTCCCGGCCCCGGCCGGGGCTCAGTTCGGCGAGGGCCTCCTCCCAGGAGGGCCAGGCCAGTTCCTCGAAGAGGCCGCCGCGCAGAGTACGGGCGAGGGTTTCGGCGAGGTCCGCGGCCGCGGCGGCGGCGACTTCCTCGGGGGCGAGTTCCAGGGCTTCGGTGGGCAGCCACCCCAGCCGTGCGATGGCTTCGGGTACTCCGGGCAGACCGGCGGCGGTGGAGGCGACGGCGACGTCGTGCATCCATGCGGCCAGCAGGGGACGGCCGCCGGGCGAGGCGGCGACGCGCCGGACGACGTCGGCGCTGCCGTCGCCGAGGTTGCTCAGCGCGCGCCGGAAGGCGGGGTGGAAGCGCTGGTCGGCGCCGAGGGCGAGCAGGTCGCGGCGCTGGTCGCCGGCGGCCCACTCGGTCAGGTTCAGGTGGTCGTACCGGTGCCGGCGGTGCTCGCCCCCGGCCTCGGGATCGGCGACCGGGACCTCCAGGGCGAGCAGCAGGTCGAGGAGGTCGGTGTCCTCGACGCCGATCCGCAGGCCCGCATCCCGTTCGGGCCGGGCGAGTTCGGTGCGGAGTTGGGCAGCGCAGCGATCGACGAGGTCGAGGAAGGGCGGGAGCGCGGGGCGCCGGCCCCAGCCGGTGTGGCGGGCGGCGTGGAAGCGCTCCAGCCAGCCGGCGGTGCCGTCGGCGCAGCGCTGCTCGGCGGGCAGGTCGCCGTCGACGAGGCCGGCGGTGACTCCGGCCTCCTCCAGGATCTCCAGCCACACGCTGGTGAACTCGCCGCCGTCGCCGCTGGGCGGGGTCAGGCCGAGGAGCGTGCCGCGGACGGCGGGAACGCGGCGGGCGAGGGCCACGAGGGCGCCGCGGTGTACCTTCCACCAGCCGAGCGCGGCGCGCAGGGTGGCGGGCAGGGGCAGCAGCTCGGCGAGGTAGTCCTGCTCGGGTTCGGTGCCGGTCAAGCCCGCGGCGCGGGCGAGGCGGCGCAGTTCGGCGGCGGCCTGGGCGGAGGGCGGCAGCCCGCCGGCGGTGCGGCGCACACACAGGCGGCGGAAGCGCTCGTAGGCCTCGGCGGGGGTGACGCGGCCGGCCAGGGCCTTGCCGTAGCCGGTGAGCACCTTCACCGGCAGGGCTCCGACGAGGGCGAACTCGAGGAACACGGCGTCCAGGCGGTCCTCGTCGATGGCCAGCCCGTACTGGGCCTCGGCGTCACGGGCCCGGCCGAACAGCTGGGCGGCGTAGGTGGTGTTCTCGACGGCGAGGAAGAGCCGCGCGGCCTGCTCGTGGAAGAGGGGCAGGAAGTGCGGGACGGACACGGCGAGGCGGCCGGCGAGTTCGAGGCAGGCGTCGAGGGCGGCCTTGGGCTTGGTCTTGGCCTGCCGGGCGATCCGGTCCAGCTCGGGGACGACGGCGAGGGCGTGGTGGCCGTCCTCGGGGTGGTGGACCAGGACCCATTCGGGGAAGCCCAGCGCCTGGCGCTTGCTCAGCCCGACGACGGGCGGCTCGCCCTCGTCCCGTACGAGTCCGAGGAAGCCGGCGGCGAGGTCCTCGGCGGCGCCCAGTTCACCGGGGGCGAGCCGGACCACGACGCGGTCGTCGCCGAGGCCGGGGTGGCGGTAGGAGCGCGCGGTCAGTTCCACGACGTCGGGACCGGCGCCGGTGGTGTCCCGGGGCAGTACGGCTCCGGCCTTGAGCAGCAGTTCGGCCTTGTTCATGTCGGTGTCTTCCTGGTGCGTGCTCACGCGTCCCCGCCCTCCTCGATCTTGCGCCCGGCGTACAGCGCCGCGGCCATCCGCATGCCTTCGGACCAGGCCACCGGTCCGACCTCCGGCAGGCGTACCGCCCGACCGTCCTCGTCGTGCCAGCTCAGTGCGCCGGTGGTGGTCTCGTCGTCGTAATAGGGTTCGCCGATCCACACGGCGGCCTCGGTGCCGGTCCCCGAGTCCCGGACCTTGCAGGTGGCGTAGCCGCCGGAGACCCGGTAGCCGAGGCCCGTGGCCCGGGCCGCGAGGCTGAAGCGGCTGGAAAAGGACCCGCCCGCGTAGTCGCGGACCTCGGTGGCGCTGGCGGCGACTTCGGCGGGCTTGTGCCAGGTGGCCCGGTGGATCTGCTCGACCCGCTGCACGATGCCCAGCTCGGCCGCGAAGTCCCGTACGTCGTCCAGGTCGGGCAGGAGCACGGGGTGCGGCAGCGTCACCGTGCGCGGGGAGAGCCGGACGGTCTCGCCGTCGAGGTTGACCACCTTCAGCTCACCGGAGGCGGTGGCGTCCCGCAGGAAGCCCACCTCGTCCGGGTCGTCGCCGACGACGGCAACATCGCGCAGTGCGCTCTGCCAGGCCTCGTCCGGCCAGACCCGGGCGAGCAGTTCGGTCGGCACGGGCAGCGAGGAAACCATCCAGCTGTCGACCTGTGCGGCGCAGGCCGCCTCGTGCCGGTCGAGCCATTCGGCCAGCCTGCGCAGCCGGTCCACCTCGGGATGGTCCTTCAGGGCCTTGGGCAGTGTCTTCAACTGCCGTCCTGCCGTCCGTCCGGTGGCGGACCTCGCCGCCACCCGTCCCTCCACCAGGGCGATCTCGTACCCCTCGCCCGCCGCCAGCCATGCCATCAGACCGTGCCCCTCCGCCTGTCCCGTCCGGTTCCGCGCAGCCCTGACAGGGGGGAGCCGACCCCCCTGAGCTGCGGTATGTCGGGAGACTAGCGAGAACCACTGACAACGCCCGCCGGAGGGCCCTCAGTAGGTTGATTGTCCGGTTCTGGGTAGTGTTTCCGGGACAGCGTGCGGAGCGGTACCGGCTCGGGGTGGGGTTATGGGACGTCAGATACGTGTGCCGGGTCCGGTGCTGGTGGCGCTGTTGCTGGCCGCCGCCACCGGGTGCTCCGGTCCGATCGCGCCGGACGGCGGGGACCCGAAGGCGTCCGCGCCCGCGGGCTCGCCGTCCAGCGCGGCACCGACGGCCCCGAAGGCGCCCGACTCGCCCGGCGACGACACCAAACCGGCCGGTGGGGACGTACTGACCGGTATGGTCACCGCCGCCGTGGCACGGACCCAGTTGGCGGCGCTCGAGGTGGCGCCGGTGGGGACGATGGCGGGCTACAGCCGGGACAAGTTCACGCACTGGGCGCAGCAGGGCAACAAGTGCGACACCCGCGAGGTGGTCCTCGAGCGCGACGGCACCGGGGTCATCCGGGACGCCGAGTGCAGGGCCGTGTCCGGCAACTGGAAGAGCCTCTACGACGGGGTGGTCGTCACGGACGCGGGGAAGATGGACATCGACCACGTGGTGCCGCTCGCCGAGGGCTGGCGCTCCGGCGCGGCCGGCTGGGACTCCGCGCGGCGCAAGGCCTTCGCCAACGACCTGACCCGTCCTCAGCTGCTGGCCGTGACCGCGGCCTCGAACCGTTCCAAGGGCGACCAGAGCCCCGACCTGTGGCAGCCGCCGGACAAGACGAGCTGGTGCCAGTACGGGCGGGCCTGGACCACCGTGAAGTCCACGTACGGACTGACCGTCACCGAACCGGAGAAGACGATGCTCACCACGATGCTGGACACCTGTGCCTCATGACGCAGCCGCACCGTTGGCAGGACGACGTGCTCGCCGGGCCGGGCGGCGCCATGACCGATG
Protein-coding sequences here:
- a CDS encoding ATP-binding protein; its protein translation is MTVTEETAPAARQVLPAEERHAAELAFLAAQDPGPRPPGWALTPRAVVTFVCGSDGAELALSGRRRAGLPAKLVIAPKFVGERALVERCVVTLAGERGLLLTGEPGTAKSMLSELLAAAVSGTSALTVQGTAGTTEDAFRYGWNYALLLAQGPTPQALVDSPVLSAMRTGRVVRVEEITRCLPEVQDALVSILSDRRLSVPELTATEDAVVSAAPGFTVIATANLRDRGVSEMSAALKRRFNFETVAPIADADAEATLIRRQAVAAVQRAGAAFGVDDAVLDALVTVFRDLRSGRSAEGWDVERPGTVMSTAEAVQVAASLGVAAAYLPGGDVLDLLPGHLLGVVRKDDPADHGRLLGYWDGPVRRRAEDGSPMWRRLWDLRGSLR
- a CDS encoding DUF5682 family protein, whose product is MTHTDPRAAVDALAAAGEPYLIGVRHHSPALAAVVPALLDASGADVVCVELPAEFQPWLEHLADPETVAPVALAGTGEDGRLAFYPFADFSPELAAIRWARAAGAAVICCDLPLSDRGWTDPAPAAAPDLTGVPAPTPDSVVATTAGRESTSGRAPAPAAAPAGGSFADALTAAGTGRDGDDLWDRAVEVLAPGCTPEAVRRAALGVGWALRADTNAVPATDLAREAHMRSVIAGAVAAGHRVAAVIGAFHAPVLPGTAVAGSQPEPGSASGSGGDSDAGSTSGHDAVPGNGRASGSGTTFGVGTGSGTGPDSGSGTGTNSNAGSGQGPAAGVGTGSAADTGSPSGTGTGVGSGQGSASGTGAGHGPAFGEGSGTGFAAVTDTGSGSGHGPASGSGAGRGSGFGSGAAGGERGGAGAALGPKAVVPGPRDRTAAADAAPAVTSFVPYSFDLLDSRSGYPAGIRDPRWQQAVLEAGGDPDRVREAASVAVTGLCRELRRAGHTAGTGEAAETLRLACDLAALRALPAPGRGELLEAVTTVLGQGEPLGRGRALARALEAVLVGTARGRITPHAPRSGLGPSVESELAALRLPSPEDPAPREIRLDPLRSALDGRREVLLQRLLVCGASYGEPLTVAATGDGTALGTKWRLSWTPSVPARLDLAGVRGVTAAQAAAGTLRDTARRAAADGGPTPAQILAGLAAAARCDLPELVDVRLHEAATALPQTATLPELLDALDLLEALHRGHLPGTSDASRAAAAALAGDLLEAAVRCLPGLAGSEDPADAAALVALADRAAAHHLGLRTDDALAALAATAAPMMQGAALAVRVLLDLDPAEALGDRAAGWIDGAGTADSRRALTRRLGGLLTAAGPLLQSSPAALTPLLDRVEHLADQDFLDRLPALRGGFDALSPAARDRLLHTVTERLGDRIDLALDASPALLALWAAADAAGLAALKALPLPGGDTPTPTPAAETPEAPSAPAPRADGPRLVPADRWRLLLGRERDRLPAGARRYAHALDELYGAGRGEGASDLDLGRGRGQGGGQEASFPTAREWSQELEALFGADVREEVLAGAAEAGRTDVLTQLDPAAVRPSVELLSSVLSLAGGLPEAQLVRLRPLVRRLVDELAKELATRMRPALSGLSTPRPTRRPGGKLDLARTLRANLAHTRRRADGSVVVVPERPVFSTRASREADWRLILVVDVSGSMEASVIWSALTAAVLGGVPTLSTHFLAFSTQVVDLTDRVEDPLSLLLEVRVGGGTHIAAGLAHARSLITVPSRTLVVVVSDFEEGAPIGGLLGEVRALAASGAHLLGCAALDDEGTPRYSVPVARQLVAAGMPVAALSPLALARWVGDRLRGESR